One segment of Treponema pectinovorum DNA contains the following:
- a CDS encoding FecR family protein, whose product MKKKTKSKSNNNIQKTFLLSVFACILGASINSILFYNNFFQTLSKLNEEPIATITFKYKTAQRKFLERMIWDRLKQNSPLYNGDTVHTSPSAEATITFNDGNVMVLSESTMAQVFVDEQNSASARLSGGEAMVDSSNSNNGFSLSSGSTFMSLASGAQVNAATGIDADMRKGFGLEEKSSLSTSSEESLQENQSGKALIQVIKGEATVLTSSGEEKTVQEGQSIEISKSAFDSPKLSVKSPLPNQKIIYYTQGLCDVDFKWEAENLTPMAKLFLEISKDKSFKELIDSKEVQDLKDYSVSLEDGNYFWRLSLEDSGEKNSLTGKFNLTKSLPPDLVAPAKDNIFIYRTKNPSVRFVWTDSPLAQNYKLEISDNEKMENPILTQRVNSTSSIISTLTEGKYFWQVTPYYKINNLGFAAQSIVHSFVIEKKGGLNPVEIFIPADSSLVDNDSLADKAYFSWKSDVEAEEYNFKASKNPDLSNPKVNLKTKENYVSLKAADFFEEGKWYWGVTFSDSEKNVSPPSAIRSFYSIKGKPSIRAVEPANMYQVSESLVQDLRFTWKKNLPSFYESEIRISTDEAMKNIIYRSKIEGHRLSGLKLGLGTYYWNLVASASDSSLTIETSPSRFSVIGNLSKAELKSPLVRAVARETTPFKFEWDAVPDADSYKFEIYKDSSGEVVYTDTILGTSTQVDMFYGKGFDDKTDYRWTVQARANAIPGLASRRIGNIAEEKFLLLKLRPVEILLPGKNAQISGEDAILRPGKIKWDSVDAVEYAQLVLTKVDEKPAKVIIKTPSDEVMQAQNAVKIAPKEIPLDAPNGMQSGSYEVVVYAKTLDGIDISNTEDVYKGRFTILPIPKLETVTALISKPQKFDIDYLRNLNNKRSITLEWAKVPKATSYLVKVYLEQSRSKQTLLIEDEIEKNSYAIEFEKMDENLRAKFQRGNFLWTVQAIRRVDFDNDGINDKIFQTSEVSPKANFVTEVPEVRRTRNMGASNTYGKN is encoded by the coding sequence ATGAAGAAGAAAACAAAGTCAAAGTCAAACAATAATATACAAAAAACATTCTTGCTTTCTGTGTTTGCTTGCATTTTGGGAGCGAGTATAAATTCAATTCTCTTTTACAATAACTTTTTTCAAACTCTTTCAAAGTTAAACGAAGAACCCATTGCGACAATCACTTTTAAGTATAAAACTGCACAACGAAAATTTTTGGAGAGGATGATTTGGGATCGCTTAAAACAAAATTCGCCTCTCTATAATGGCGACACCGTTCACACTTCGCCTTCTGCCGAGGCAACAATAACTTTTAACGATGGCAATGTTATGGTTTTGTCCGAAAGCACTATGGCTCAAGTTTTTGTCGATGAACAAAACTCTGCGTCTGCCCGTCTTTCTGGTGGCGAAGCGATGGTCGATTCTTCAAACTCTAATAATGGTTTTTCGCTTTCGTCTGGCTCTACTTTTATGAGCCTTGCTTCTGGTGCTCAGGTAAATGCTGCTACTGGAATTGATGCTGACATGAGAAAAGGCTTTGGACTTGAAGAAAAGAGCTCTTTATCAACATCGAGCGAAGAGTCTTTGCAAGAAAATCAATCTGGAAAAGCTTTAATTCAAGTCATAAAAGGCGAAGCGACGGTTTTAACTTCTTCCGGAGAAGAAAAAACTGTTCAAGAAGGGCAGAGCATTGAAATTTCAAAATCGGCTTTTGATAGCCCAAAACTTTCTGTAAAATCGCCACTGCCAAATCAAAAAATAATCTATTATACGCAAGGGCTTTGTGATGTTGATTTTAAATGGGAAGCGGAAAATTTAACTCCAATGGCAAAACTCTTTTTGGAAATTTCAAAAGATAAGTCTTTTAAAGAGCTTATAGATTCCAAAGAAGTGCAAGATTTAAAAGACTATTCAGTTTCTCTTGAAGATGGAAATTATTTTTGGAGGCTTTCTTTAGAAGATTCAGGAGAAAAAAATAGTTTAACTGGAAAATTCAATCTTACAAAAAGCCTTCCTCCAGATTTAGTTGCTCCTGCGAAGGACAATATTTTTATTTATAGAACAAAAAATCCTTCAGTTCGTTTTGTATGGACCGATTCACCTTTGGCTCAAAATTATAAACTTGAAATAAGCGATAACGAAAAGATGGAAAATCCGATTTTAACTCAACGGGTAAATTCAACTTCCAGCATTATCTCGACTTTAACCGAAGGAAAATATTTTTGGCAGGTAACTCCGTATTACAAAATAAATAATTTGGGCTTTGCTGCACAATCTATTGTACACTCGTTTGTTATAGAAAAAAAAGGCGGCTTAAATCCTGTTGAAATTTTTATTCCAGCAGACTCTAGCCTAGTCGATAACGATTCGCTTGCAGACAAAGCGTATTTTTCGTGGAAGAGCGATGTTGAAGCAGAAGAATACAATTTTAAAGCTTCAAAAAATCCAGACCTTTCAAATCCAAAGGTAAACTTAAAAACAAAAGAAAACTATGTTTCCTTAAAAGCCGCGGATTTTTTTGAGGAAGGAAAATGGTACTGGGGTGTAACTTTTAGCGATAGCGAAAAAAATGTTTCTCCGCCTTCTGCGATTCGTTCTTTTTATTCGATAAAAGGAAAGCCCAGCATTAGAGCAGTTGAACCTGCAAATATGTATCAGGTTTCAGAAAGCCTTGTTCAAGATTTGCGTTTTACATGGAAGAAAAATCTTCCGTCGTTTTACGAAAGCGAAATTCGAATAAGCACTGACGAAGCGATGAAAAACATAATCTATCGCTCAAAAATCGAAGGACACAGGCTTTCTGGATTAAAACTTGGTCTGGGAACTTATTATTGGAATTTGGTTGCATCGGCCTCGGATTCTTCCTTAACGATAGAAACTTCTCCGAGTCGTTTTTCTGTAATAGGAAATTTGAGTAAAGCAGAGTTAAAATCGCCTTTAGTTCGTGCTGTCGCAAGGGAAACCACGCCTTTTAAATTTGAATGGGATGCAGTCCCGGATGCAGATTCATACAAATTTGAAATTTATAAAGATTCTTCTGGCGAAGTAGTCTATACGGATACGATACTTGGAACTAGCACACAAGTCGATATGTTTTACGGTAAAGGCTTTGATGATAAGACCGATTACCGCTGGACTGTGCAGGCTAGGGCAAACGCAATTCCGGGGCTTGCTAGCCGAAGAATAGGTAATATTGCAGAAGAGAAATTTCTTCTTTTAAAATTGCGACCAGTTGAGATTTTGCTTCCGGGAAAAAATGCACAGATAAGTGGAGAAGATGCAATCTTGCGTCCAGGAAAAATAAAGTGGGATAGCGTTGACGCTGTTGAATATGCACAGCTTGTACTTACAAAAGTCGATGAAAAACCTGCAAAAGTTATCATAAAAACGCCTTCAGACGAGGTTATGCAGGCTCAAAATGCGGTAAAGATTGCACCAAAGGAGATTCCTCTTGACGCTCCAAATGGAATGCAAAGCGGTTCCTATGAAGTTGTAGTTTATGCAAAGACTTTAGACGGAATCGATATTTCAAACACAGAAGATGTGTATAAGGGACGGTTTACAATTCTTCCAATTCCAAAGCTTGAAACGGTTACGGCTTTAATCTCAAAACCTCAAAAATTTGATATAGATTATCTGCGTAATTTAAACAATAAGCGTTCTATCACACTTGAATGGGCAAAAGTTCCTAAGGCAACTTCTTATCTGGTAAAGGTTTATCTTGAACAATCGCGCTCAAAACAAACTCTCTTAATCGAAGACGAAATAGAAAAAAATTCTTATGCTATCGAATTTGAAAAAATGGATGAAAACTTGCGGGCTAAATTTCAGAGAGGAAACTTTTTATGGACAGTGCAGGCTATACGCAGGGTTGATTTTGACAATGATGGAATAAATGACAAAATTTTCCAGACGAGCGAAGTTTCTCCAAAAGCAAATTTTGTAACGGAAGTTCCCGAGGTAAGAAGAACTAGAAATATGGGAGCATCGAATACTTATGGCAAAAATTAA
- a CDS encoding adenylate/guanylate cyclase domain-containing protein: MKKSGSAGVKVKFPIGVKLAFILGIIILVSLGTVTVLSSVLMGQDVKITAERNNLALNSRASDTIEDKLSSVRSNVFQLLDLMNAVSGGKNAGNAKQAISLFLERNADIACIYVLSKDSLTLKNPTDDRIVNNRFFISNEIDTSTIDLFLKQNSQALTRACSGETVALNASPFIGMPVLALFFPWKENGRDQACVIMFSMESITEILGVGSENTTFVINDNDDLLSHPQTERILAGESFKNHPLIQAMRKNNQNNQDSRQIPFVYTDSNGKKHNFYGAYEKLSFGDIVVLTTVGLETVLEGVRNTRTNNIFITGIVFFLAILIILFFSRFAISNHLRKLSSAANEIQKGNFDTDIIDTLNTKRQDEIGVLNEATKNEREFLNTFAKFTNKGVAKAIARKEIDFTPHLKDVTIFFSDIRGFTAISDGFKNKFGNESPKEIIGFLNDYMGRMVECITLSGGNVDKFEGDAIMAVWGILRDESLDFEKMSDTDPQKKELKQKHYANVLEDALNAVKGTIAMRYALMKYNKDAQAFTKQHESEENAKYKPHIQIGCGLNTGRATCGIMGGEDKLEYTAIGDAVNFASRTESSNKACGTDILITEDTYRLLKTRYIKNETNNFTLNEKFIEDEIVVEKIPVEFEVKGKGAQHFYGVVNMPNFDIEKFFKVENDSFVLDEDCARAVGKTGPKTLNEVRTLLGIPIPDFEKVNLNEEENKVKVKQ, translated from the coding sequence ATGAAAAAATCAGGCAGTGCAGGAGTAAAAGTCAAGTTTCCTATTGGTGTAAAACTTGCTTTCATTTTGGGTATTATAATTCTTGTTTCGCTTGGAACTGTAACAGTTCTTTCCAGCGTCCTTATGGGGCAGGATGTAAAAATAACTGCGGAGCGAAACAATCTTGCGCTAAACTCAAGGGCAAGCGACACGATCGAAGACAAACTTTCTTCTGTGCGTTCAAATGTTTTTCAGCTTTTAGATTTGATGAACGCTGTTTCTGGCGGAAAAAATGCAGGAAACGCAAAGCAAGCAATTTCTTTATTCTTAGAACGAAATGCCGACATAGCTTGCATCTATGTTCTTTCAAAAGATTCACTCACTCTAAAGAATCCTACAGACGACAGAATCGTAAACAACCGTTTTTTTATTTCCAACGAAATTGACACCTCTACGATTGACCTTTTCTTAAAACAAAATAGCCAAGCGCTAACAAGGGCGTGTTCTGGAGAAACAGTTGCTTTAAATGCAAGCCCATTTATCGGCATGCCAGTTCTTGCCCTATTTTTCCCGTGGAAAGAAAATGGGCGCGACCAAGCCTGCGTAATCATGTTTTCTATGGAAAGCATAACAGAGATTTTGGGCGTTGGAAGTGAAAATACAACTTTTGTCATAAACGACAACGACGACCTTCTTTCGCATCCTCAAACTGAGCGAATTTTAGCTGGCGAATCTTTTAAAAATCATCCGCTCATACAAGCGATGCGAAAAAATAACCAGAATAATCAGGATTCCAGACAAATTCCTTTTGTCTATACGGATTCTAATGGCAAAAAGCACAACTTTTACGGCGCGTACGAAAAACTTTCTTTTGGCGATATTGTTGTTCTTACTACAGTTGGACTTGAAACCGTTTTAGAAGGCGTTAGAAATACGCGAACGAACAACATCTTTATAACAGGCATAGTATTTTTCCTTGCAATCTTAATCATTCTCTTTTTTAGCCGATTTGCAATTTCAAACCACCTTAGAAAACTCTCTTCTGCTGCAAATGAAATTCAAAAAGGAAATTTCGATACAGATATAATCGACACTCTCAATACAAAGCGTCAGGACGAAATTGGCGTTTTAAACGAAGCGACAAAAAATGAGCGAGAATTCTTGAACACTTTTGCAAAATTTACAAACAAAGGCGTTGCAAAGGCTATTGCTCGCAAAGAGATTGATTTTACTCCTCACCTTAAAGATGTAACAATTTTTTTTAGCGATATTCGAGGATTTACCGCAATTTCTGACGGATTTAAAAATAAATTTGGAAACGAATCGCCTAAAGAGATAATCGGTTTTTTAAACGACTATATGGGGCGCATGGTCGAATGCATAACTTTGAGCGGAGGAAACGTAGATAAGTTTGAAGGCGATGCTATAATGGCTGTTTGGGGAATCTTAAGAGATGAAAGTTTAGATTTTGAAAAGATGAGCGATACAGACCCACAAAAAAAAGAATTAAAACAAAAGCACTACGCAAATGTTCTAGAAGATGCTTTGAATGCCGTAAAAGGCACTATTGCAATGCGCTACGCTTTGATGAAATACAACAAAGATGCTCAGGCGTTTACAAAACAGCACGAATCAGAAGAAAATGCAAAGTACAAGCCTCATATTCAGATTGGATGTGGTTTAAATACAGGGCGTGCGACCTGTGGAATTATGGGCGGAGAGGATAAACTTGAATACACGGCGATTGGAGATGCTGTAAACTTTGCAAGCCGCACAGAAAGTTCTAACAAAGCCTGTGGAACGGATATTTTAATTACAGAAGACACTTATCGTCTTTTAAAGACGAGATACATAAAAAACGAGACTAATAATTTTACCCTTAACGAAAAATTTATTGAGGATGAAATTGTTGTTGAAAAAATTCCGGTTGAGTTTGAGGTAAAAGGCAAAGGAGCTCAACATTTTTACGGTGTTGTAAATATGCCTAACTTTGACATAGAAAAGTTTTTTAAAGTAGAAAATGACTCTTTTGTCTTAGATGAAGATTGTGCAAGAGCTGTTGGAAAAACAGGACCTAAGACTTTAAACGAAGTGCGAACTTTGCTTGGAATTCCAATTCCTGATTTTGAAAAGGTCAACTTAAATGAAGAAGAAAACAAAGTCAAAGTCAAACAATAA
- the lepB gene encoding signal peptidase I, translating into MNKTKLKTLSLALFFSSALFSLFSFPNHIDVCVLALPLSLLFTFFLYYAGYNRLFCLGDLKFLGVYRTLLQYAPYVFLIAFIIRRAGNFSSPFFIDFIQVIFWCVTGILDLIILHNLNPKKLSKIDEAWHKYSQSHSLSRKKGLKRFFLEILSWIDALVQAVFMVLLLNIFIVQLYEIPSESMVPEFLIKDRVVVFKTLSGPRFPLSKVGLPYIKDYKRGDIVVFRNPHYSDDRKSEVKTFLSQLVYMCTLTSVNLNVDSDGNPKADPLVKRIVGVHGEQLMMQDGILYSRTQKSDEWAAVKEDSKYAEWNLNSLKNSIKRRLSKESFIVSQSEYDSMIECEKLRNDFDISLFKIEAGSLARQFEEISKFYKAEKTDESLDSFFNEKTLFEYSLFASHQTYAKKLLASANGASLFNNFMTSWIEKSPKDFSGDLYSEANFKFNLMIKKTVAKLVIRDAQLLVNNQEQNISTDAKIQELMSEAQMLNSYAFLTDRRNMPIFPANDKDGKPQYIPENSYFMMGDNRFNSLDMRHSYDEWLAPLTAHDPYSVTYYTNMAPQYVNKSKMLGTTSYRFWPLDRRGVPGHTGK; encoded by the coding sequence ATGAATAAAACCAAATTAAAAACACTTTCGCTTGCGCTGTTTTTTTCTTCGGCGTTGTTTTCCTTGTTCAGTTTTCCAAATCACATAGATGTCTGCGTTCTTGCTCTTCCGCTTTCTCTATTATTCACCTTTTTTCTTTATTATGCAGGATATAACAGACTCTTTTGTCTTGGCGATTTAAAATTTTTAGGCGTTTACAGAACCCTCCTCCAATACGCACCTTATGTTTTTTTGATAGCATTTATAATTCGCCGCGCCGGCAATTTTTCTTCACCGTTTTTCATAGATTTTATTCAGGTAATTTTTTGGTGTGTTACAGGAATTTTAGATTTGATAATCTTGCACAATCTAAACCCAAAAAAGCTTTCAAAAATAGACGAAGCTTGGCACAAATACAGCCAGTCTCACAGTCTTTCGCGCAAAAAAGGTTTAAAAAGATTTTTCCTTGAAATTTTAAGCTGGATTGATGCTCTTGTTCAGGCGGTTTTTATGGTTCTTCTCTTGAACATTTTTATAGTGCAGTTGTACGAAATTCCTTCAGAATCCATGGTTCCAGAATTTTTGATAAAGGACAGGGTTGTAGTTTTTAAAACTTTGAGCGGACCAAGGTTTCCACTTTCTAAAGTTGGACTTCCGTATATAAAAGATTACAAACGAGGCGATATTGTAGTTTTTAGAAATCCTCATTATTCAGACGACAGAAAAAGCGAGGTTAAAACTTTTTTGAGCCAGCTCGTTTATATGTGCACTTTGACCAGCGTAAATTTAAATGTGGATTCAGACGGAAATCCTAAAGCAGACCCTCTTGTAAAAAGAATAGTTGGTGTTCACGGCGAACAGCTTATGATGCAGGACGGAATTCTTTATTCGCGTACACAAAAATCAGACGAGTGGGCTGCCGTAAAAGAAGATTCAAAATATGCTGAATGGAATCTCAATTCCCTAAAAAACTCAATAAAGCGAAGGCTTTCAAAAGAAAGTTTTATCGTAAGCCAAAGCGAATACGATTCGATGATTGAATGCGAAAAACTCAGAAATGACTTTGATATTTCTCTTTTTAAAATAGAAGCTGGAAGCCTTGCCCGCCAGTTTGAAGAAATTTCAAAATTTTACAAGGCAGAAAAAACAGATGAGAGTTTAGATTCATTCTTTAACGAAAAAACTCTCTTTGAATATTCACTTTTTGCAAGCCACCAGACTTATGCAAAAAAACTCCTTGCTTCCGCTAATGGTGCCTCTCTTTTTAACAATTTTATGACTTCGTGGATAGAAAAATCACCAAAGGATTTTTCAGGCGATTTATACAGCGAAGCAAATTTTAAATTCAACCTGATGATAAAAAAGACAGTTGCAAAACTCGTAATCCGCGACGCACAGCTTTTAGTGAACAATCAAGAACAAAACATCTCGACAGATGCTAAAATTCAAGAGCTTATGAGCGAAGCGCAAATGTTAAACTCTTACGCATTTTTGACGGACAGACGCAATATGCCGATTTTCCCTGCAAACGACAAAGACGGAAAACCTCAGTACATTCCAGAAAATTCTTATTTTATGATGGGCGACAACAGATTCAACTCGCTTGATATGAGGCATTCTTACGACGAGTGGCTGGCCCCCCTAACAGCACACGACCCTTATTCTGTAACCTATTACACAAATATGGCTCCGCAATATGTAAATAAATCGAAGATGCTTGGAACAACTAGCTACAGATTCTGGCCTTTGGACAGGCGTGGAGTTCCGGGGCATACAGGAAAATAA
- a CDS encoding FumA C-terminus/TtdB family hydratase beta subunit, whose protein sequence is MSYTKISLKNDFDFFPFKDKSSQKIEFSPKLKITVLDCEVLKNLSYDAFKRLSFTFTKNHLENLINACLSPQTSENDKYVLACILKNAEIASQNVFPICQDTGIANVFAWQKGLFLTLPQNEKNDFEALSSGCAQVYDECKLRFSTTCPTSFYEEKDPKNNLPAQISIFEDNACLAPIPDFVRAAPKSSMSFIFCAKGGGSSNKTSFIQGTKALLNPESIKTFLEEQIKKLGTSACPPYTIAVVVGGLSPEQNLLTLKLATAGAYDNMQNAPCPDGFRDSELEKQVLQIAEKTGFGSQFGGKKFALEAIVIRLSRHGASCPMSIGVSCCAHRNLKAVVTGEGIYLEKTVDKPSALKGFDKCISYLDEEKNNSSSEKHIQTDKGMDFLLQQLSDCKTGQRLLLSGKILVARDAAHLRWKKMFDTTGKLPEYTKKYPICYAGPSRTPHSKIIGSFGPTTAGRMDSYADLLMENNASLVTLAKGNRSAVWKNACKKYGGFYLGTPGGIAALIASNYITEQEVIDYEELGMEAVRLITVKDLPCFVLIDKNGNDFYENL, encoded by the coding sequence ATGAGTTACACAAAAATATCGCTGAAAAATGATTTTGATTTTTTCCCATTTAAAGATAAATCTTCACAAAAAATTGAGTTTTCCCCAAAACTCAAGATAACAGTTTTAGATTGTGAAGTTTTAAAAAACTTGTCGTATGACGCTTTTAAAAGGCTTTCTTTTACTTTTACAAAAAATCACCTCGAAAATCTTATAAATGCCTGTCTTTCTCCCCAAACAAGCGAAAACGACAAATACGTTCTTGCCTGTATCCTAAAAAATGCAGAAATTGCAAGCCAAAATGTTTTTCCTATATGTCAGGACACCGGAATTGCAAATGTATTTGCATGGCAAAAAGGTCTTTTTTTAACTTTACCTCAGAACGAAAAAAATGATTTTGAAGCGCTTTCTTCTGGCTGCGCTCAAGTTTATGATGAATGCAAACTCAGATTTTCTACAACTTGCCCCACTTCTTTTTATGAAGAAAAAGATCCAAAAAATAACCTGCCTGCTCAAATTTCAATCTTTGAAGATAACGCCTGCCTTGCACCCATTCCAGATTTTGTTCGCGCTGCCCCCAAATCTTCTATGAGTTTTATATTTTGTGCCAAAGGTGGCGGTTCTTCCAATAAGACGAGTTTTATACAGGGAACAAAAGCGCTTTTAAATCCTGAATCTATAAAAACATTTTTAGAAGAACAGATAAAAAAACTTGGAACAAGCGCCTGTCCTCCTTATACGATTGCCGTTGTTGTAGGAGGTTTAAGCCCAGAGCAAAATCTACTCACACTAAAACTTGCGACGGCAGGTGCTTACGACAATATGCAAAACGCTCCATGTCCAGATGGCTTTAGGGATAGCGAACTTGAAAAACAAGTTTTACAGATTGCGGAAAAAACAGGATTTGGCTCGCAATTCGGTGGCAAAAAATTCGCCTTAGAAGCGATTGTAATTCGACTTTCCAGGCACGGAGCCAGTTGCCCAATGAGCATTGGAGTTAGCTGCTGTGCTCACAGAAATCTAAAGGCGGTCGTTACAGGTGAAGGAATTTACCTTGAAAAAACCGTTGATAAGCCTTCCGCATTAAAAGGTTTTGATAAATGCATATCTTACTTGGACGAAGAAAAAAATAATTCAAGTTCTGAAAAGCACATACAAACAGATAAAGGGATGGATTTTCTCCTGCAACAGCTTTCGGATTGTAAAACAGGACAAAGGCTGTTGCTTTCTGGAAAAATTTTAGTTGCACGCGATGCGGCACACCTTCGCTGGAAAAAAATGTTCGATACAACAGGAAAACTGCCCGAATACACAAAAAAATATCCTATCTGCTACGCAGGTCCTTCTCGCACCCCTCATTCAAAAATAATCGGCTCTTTTGGGCCTACAACTGCAGGTAGAATGGACAGCTATGCAGACTTACTTATGGAAAATAACGCTTCTTTGGTAACGCTTGCAAAAGGAAACCGCAGTGCCGTCTGGAAAAACGCCTGTAAAAAATACGGTGGATTTTATCTTGGAACGCCAGGAGGAATTGCCGCATTGATAGCTTCAAACTATATAACCGAGCAGGAAGTAATCGACTACGAAGAACTTGGAATGGAAGCAGTCCGCCTGATAACAGTAAAAGATTTGCCGTGCTTTGTGCTTATCGATAAAAACGGAAATGATTTTTATGAAAATCTATAA
- a CDS encoding Hpt domain-containing protein, translating to MEKIFDKEKAISFVDNDEELLKILLKSFLDTEFSVETLNNLIANRKLVEAASYVHRIKGAARQLAMETLASTGQALEDVLRGKKTGDLKTLIETFYSDYEKTVQTIKVAF from the coding sequence ATGGAAAAAATATTTGATAAAGAAAAAGCGATTTCCTTTGTGGATAACGACGAAGAACTCTTAAAAATTTTACTCAAGTCATTTTTGGATACGGAATTCTCTGTAGAAACGCTTAACAATTTAATAGCAAACAGAAAATTGGTTGAAGCTGCAAGCTATGTTCACAGGATAAAAGGAGCCGCTCGGCAACTTGCAATGGAAACCCTCGCTTCTACTGGACAGGCTTTGGAAGATGTCTTACGAGGGAAAAAAACAGGCGATTTAAAAACCTTGATTGAAACTTTTTATTCAGATTATGAAAAAACCGTTCAAACTATAAAGGTAGCTTTTTAA
- a CDS encoding TatD family hydrolase, translating to MKIFDSHLHLVPSASIPDFSSCSNEKIEYYGITCAFSEEEFKKQNEMINSIPKDSNIFFYKAFGIHPQWPDISQKNQLEKLLKEGKIDAIGECGFDFFTQEFKDTLLMQEECWKVQLEFSVEYEKPLIIHGRKCTNYFFRDVKLLKKVPKVIFHSWAGTYREALSLIEKNVDAYFSFGKPLINGKKSAIECVQKLPEKNILLETDSPYQALKGEKKTSLEDILRVYKKAFEIRGKEFFPLPEQIFKSPEQNSSD from the coding sequence ATGAAAATTTTTGACAGCCATCTCCATTTAGTTCCTTCCGCCTCGATTCCAGACTTTAGTTCTTGTTCAAACGAAAAAATTGAATATTATGGAATAACCTGTGCGTTTTCTGAAGAAGAATTTAAAAAGCAGAACGAGATGATAAATTCAATCCCGAAAGATTCAAATATTTTTTTTTACAAAGCGTTTGGAATCCATCCTCAATGGCCTGATATTTCACAAAAAAATCAACTTGAAAAATTGCTAAAGGAAGGAAAAATCGATGCGATTGGAGAATGTGGCTTTGATTTTTTTACGCAGGAATTTAAAGATACGCTTTTGATGCAGGAAGAATGCTGGAAAGTTCAACTCGAATTTTCAGTCGAATACGAAAAACCTCTTATCATTCACGGAAGGAAATGTACAAATTATTTTTTTAGGGATGTCAAATTGCTAAAAAAAGTCCCAAAAGTAATCTTTCATTCGTGGGCGGGAACTTACAGGGAAGCACTCTCTCTGATTGAAAAAAATGTAGATGCGTATTTTTCGTTTGGAAAACCTTTGATAAACGGCAAAAAATCGGCGATTGAATGCGTGCAAAAACTTCCAGAAAAAAACATACTTTTAGAAACGGATAGCCCGTATCAGGCTTTAAAAGGCGAAAAAAAAACGTCTTTAGAAGATATTCTGCGTGTTTACAAAAAAGCATTTGAAATCAGGGGAAAAGAATTTTTTCCGCTTCCAGAACAGATTTTTAAATCTCCAGAGCAGAACTCCAGTGATTAA
- a CDS encoding tRNA (adenosine(37)-N6)-dimethylallyltransferase — translation MSYNCIFVIGPTALGKTAIGVRLAANLGGEILSADSRQVYKGLDIGSGKDLSDFKIEKNLALKLNLSLTSKIKDGFYNLPYHLIDVTDLSYEYSLFDFTRDFYKAFADCKDRGVLPVIVGGTGMYLDSILRNYEMIPFNPKKEKIEQLESFSFEDLKLILIREKEKIHNITEFGDKDRLIKAILLNRFNKSEEYKKLRDEILSKRPKVNPLVLGTTLDRKIVRQRIEKRLRARIDEGLIEEVKNLHEEKHFSWQRLESLGLEYRFVSEYLQGKIESKEKMIELLNLAIGQFAKRQETWFFGMERKGVKINWLPQDESIDTRFLAALNIVKQNLNLPAENKD, via the coding sequence ATGTCGTATAACTGTATCTTTGTAATAGGTCCAACAGCTCTAGGCAAAACTGCAATCGGTGTAAGGCTTGCAGCAAATCTTGGAGGAGAAATTTTAAGTGCAGACAGCAGACAGGTTTACAAAGGTTTGGACATTGGAAGCGGAAAAGATCTTTCAGATTTTAAAATTGAAAAAAATCTAGCTTTAAAATTAAATCTGTCACTTACGTCAAAAATAAAAGATGGATTCTATAATCTTCCGTATCATCTTATTGATGTTACTGATTTAAGTTACGAATACAGCCTTTTTGATTTTACCCGTGATTTTTATAAAGCATTTGCCGATTGCAAGGATAGGGGAGTTCTTCCTGTGATAGTTGGCGGAACCGGGATGTATCTGGATTCAATCTTGAGAAATTACGAGATGATTCCTTTTAATCCAAAAAAAGAGAAAATAGAGCAGCTTGAAAGTTTTTCTTTTGAAGATTTAAAATTGATTTTGATAAGGGAAAAAGAAAAAATTCACAACATAACAGAATTTGGCGATAAGGATAGATTGATAAAGGCAATTTTGCTGAACAGATTCAATAAATCAGAAGAATATAAAAAACTTCGAGATGAAATTCTTTCAAAAAGGCCAAAAGTAAATCCTCTGGTTTTAGGAACGACTTTGGACAGAAAAATCGTGCGGCAGAGAATCGAAAAACGGCTTAGAGCGCGAATTGATGAAGGTCTTATTGAAGAAGTAAAAAATCTTCACGAAGAAAAACATTTTTCGTGGCAAAGACTAGAATCTTTGGGGCTTGAATATCGCTTTGTAAGTGAATATTTGCAGGGAAAAATCGAAAGCAAAGAAAAAATGATAGAACTTTTAAATCTTGCAATAGGGCAGTTTGCTAAGCGTCAGGAAACCTGGTTTTTTGGAATGGAAAGAAAGGGGGTAAAAATAAACTGGCTGCCGCAAGACGAAAGCATAGATACTCGCTTTTTGGCAGCCTTAAATATTGTAAAACAAAATCTTAACCTTCCTGCGGAAAATAAAGATTAA